The window CATAGCCTTGATTTAAAATAGCACAAGGATTCTTACATAAATCAAAAGCATAGTCTTCTTGCTTGATATTGTTGTCTTTGCAGTTTATTAAAAAAATGAAAAAACATAATATGCTCACCGATTTTAAATTTAAAATTTCCATTGTTTACGTTTTCGTTAGGTTATTGGTAAATCTCTCAAAAATAGAGGTGTAAAAACATACCCGTTATTAGGTATTTTAAAAAGTTAAGCATTATTTTTTTAGAACGAAAAAAATGGAGGCAAAAGCCTTTTTTAATAGATTAAGAGTCGTATTCTTTATATATAATTTCTTGAAATAATAAATCCCCAAAAAAATGGGGATTTATGTCTGAAATAAAAACGGTTTTTAATGTTTTATGAAACGTTTTATTACTGTTTTATTTTCTACTTGAAACTGGATTATATACAAGCCTTCCGAAAAATGAGAAACATCTATTTTGTTTGAAGGTTTCTTGATATGTAGTATTTGTTTTCCTAATAAATCGAAAACTCCTATAGTATCCAACGTTAATTCGGTACTAATATTTAAAGTAGCCGTTGTGGGAATTGGATAAATAGTTATTTGTTTTTCTATTTCGTTAAACGTTTCCACGGATAACTGTACATCAATAACTTCTACATTTACTTCAAAGGTTTCTTGATGTCCAGAACTGTCGGTAACACTAAGTAAAACAGGGTAATTACCTACTGCTGTAAAGGTGTCCAGATTTATGCTTAGCGTAAAATCACAATTGTCTGCAGAGCCATTATCAATATCATTTGCAGTAATGCTCACAGAACTATTTCCTTCTAAATTTACAGTGATGTCTTGCGCAATAGCAGTTGGATTTAAATTATCAATAACATGTACTATGGCTACCCCAGAAGTGGATGCTCCAGCATTGTTTGATACTAATACATCTACATTATTTACACCTAAATCTAAACAGCTAAAACTAATAGTAGATGCTAATGGGTTTCCACCAGTAAAAGCAACGGTACCGCAATCTATAGAATTGCTAAATAACAAATCTTCCGCATTTATAGTCGCGTTTCCAGAAGCATCTAGAAACACATCAAGTGGCGTAGCTAGCACTTCATAGTCAAATGTTATTCCCCAGGAATTTAATGTGCCTACATCTTGAGAAACGCTATCGGATATAAAAATTTCCCAGATTCCAGAGGTGTTTTCACCATCAAATATGGATAATGGATTTTCCGGAATAAACAAACCGTTTATAGTTGGTTCAGAGTCATCACATGCTGTTTCTACATGGTTAACCGCTTCATCATCAAAAGTGGCTAGGATATTATTTCCAAGACATCCATAAGTCGATGCAGGTACTCCTGGACGATCTATTAATGTAGCCGTCGTTCCGCCTGGTGATTTTATAGTTACTATAAGATCTCCCACATACGTGTGAGAAATATCGATATTTACATTAAGGTCTGTAATAATTACATTGTTTGCTACGGTAAAAGTGTCGGTTATACCAGCTATATCACCATCGGGAATACTAAGTGCTGGACTATTAGATAGCGATTCGGTAAGTGGGATAAGTCCAGATCCTCTTATTATTAATTCAGGTGGATTATTCGTAACATTTATTTGTTCCGTATTTGTAGTTGGTGCTCCAGTACAATAATCATTAACATAATAATTTACAGATGTCATACCAACTCCGGTAGCATTTGGGTCAAACGAATACGTCAAGCCATCGCCAGTATCTGTTACACCTGTTCCGCTATAAACACCTCCAGTTGGTAGTCCTCCGGAAAGACCTGTTTGTATGCCAGAAGCCATGCAAATTTCTTCAACAGACTTAAAGCTAGAATAGTTTGTAGGTAAATCAAAAGCCTCTGTTCCATCACTTCTGCTAGAAGATAATCCTTGGGTTGCACTAAAGCCTAAACCTCTTTTAGCGAATGCTTCCCATATTAAACATTGGTAAGCGCCACCATATAAAGTTTGATCTGCCGCTAAAATGGCATCACGACCATCTATAAATCCGGGGCTACAAGGTTGTAATATTAAGCCTTGTGTAACTAAATTTAACGCAATATTATTTCCACTTGTTCCGGTATAAAAATTAGCATCAAAACCTTGGTCTTCTATTAAACTCCAAGTCATATCCCATAACATGGCTGTCCAAACAGAGCCTATACCATGAGGAATAACTTCTGTTTTGATATCGTCATAAGTATGTGGATTCGTTGTTAATAAAGTACTATAAGGGTACGTTCTAATTCCTGAACTGCCAGCAGATCCTCCTAGTAACCATGTTCCTATAGGTCTGGAATCTTCACCAGTATCTCCAGGTTTCATTGTTAAAAGCAAGCCATAGAAATCACTCCAGCCTTCTCCCATTTGTTCTGTGTTTGCAAGACATCCTACTAAAGAACCTCCAGTTAACCGATTGGAAATACCATGTCCGTATTCATGAATGATTACTCCATTATCTATATCACTATCTCTAGAATTGCAAACATGCATACGCATGGTAGGATTCGTACCGTCTACAGGTGTCGAGAAAAACGCATTACAGCTCGAACTTCCATCTTGTGCTTGGGCATTTACGGAGTCTCCTCCTAATCCTGCATTACCATAATTATTTTCTTGAAAATTACCAGCTGCTTCATCAAAACCATATTCATAAAGTACATCATGTACAATGTTATTCCAATAAAACAAATTGGTAAGGATTGCATTTTCAGATTGATCTCCAGCCGAATAAGTCGTATTTAGAGGAAAGTCGAAAATTAAATTCCCTCCAGGACTATATGCATATTTGTCATCTGGTAAATTGTTAGCATCATCATCGTCATAGGCGCTTACATTATTTCCAACAGTAGATGTAAATTCAGCTCCTTCAACACCATTTGTATCGTGCCATCCAAATGGAGAAGCAGATACATTTTCGGGGTTTGTCACAAGTGTTCTGGTTCCATAATTTGGCGATTCCGTAGGCATAGCATACACGTTGTAAGTCGCAGTAGGTGCAAATGGTATGGGTGTGGAATAATTATTTAAACTAGAATGAATCTCTTTAATAGGGCCAATAAAATCAGCATGATTTATAGTAGAACTGCTAGTTGTGTGTTCTTTATGATCTCCTAAAATATTACAAGATGTTGTTAAGTTATCTTTATCTATAATAATTCCTGATGCAGCATCTACGCGAAAAACCCACCAATCGGATGATTCTTTTTCAGCAATAGAAAGTTCCCAAACCATAGTTGTACCAATATCTTTTTGTAAGTAATACATTAACTTAACGGGAATGTTTTTCAAAGAAATTCCGGCTTTATTATAAATGGCTTTTTTATTTATTCCTCCTAAACTTTCAATAGTTTCTAATTTGTCTAAAGAATAATGCATTTGATTGGCAACTGAAGTAATTACTTGACTCGCATTAAGAGCTACCGTTTTATTAAGGACAGTAGATGGAATATTTTCTATAAAATTATTATGCAATATTATGACTGTTCCAGACGCGTCAAAATGAATGCTGGATTCTGTTCCTTTTACTTCAATACCATCTATAGCTTGTCTTAAATATATATGTCTGATACCCGTTTTTTTACTAACATATTCGTTAGTTATAACATAATTATTGCTTTTCTGCGTAATTAATGTTTCTAAAGAAATTGAAGATTTTTCAATGGAAATTTTTTGATTTGGCTTTTGTTGAGCAAGGAGTACATTCGTCACCATACAGATGATTACGAAGAATCGTGTAGTGTTTTTCATTCAAGTAAATTTAATTAATAGCCTTATAAAGGTATATTAATTTTTTGATAATCAATAAGTTGATTTTGGTAAATGAAAAAAAATATAAATGTTTTTCTGAAATTATTAGAGTCTGTAGTGTATGTGTACTTGTTAATAGAACACAGGTAGTACTAGAATTTAATACAATGATTTAGGTGAAGGCTTATTTTAAAAAGTACTTTATGGAGACAATAAAAAGGATAAAACATATAAAAGCTACTAAAACCCAAATGCTTCCTTTGTAATGTTGTTTGTGTAGTTTTAAATCTTTTCTGTAGGTGTATGTAATGGCTATAATAAATGCGATTGCAAATAAAATTCCGAAAACGATTTGACCATTACTAAACATATCTCTATTTTTATGCAAAATTAAGAAACAAAACCATAAGATTTCCGTTTTCACGGAAATGAAAAATAATTTTTTTATGAAAAATAAAATGGAAGCAGTAAAAGTTTTTCACACAGCTTTTAAAATAGGACATAGAGAAACACCAAAAGCCGATTTAGGAAAAGATAAAAACACCCTTCGTTTTAATTTAATGCAAGAGGAAAACGAAGAATACTTTGAAGCTGCTAATAATAATGATTTAGTAGAGGTAGCAGATGCTTTAGGAGATATGTTATATATACTTTGTGGTACTATTATAGAGCATGGTATGCAATATAAAATTGAAGAGGTTTTTAACGAAATACAACGAAGTAATATGAGTAAACTTGGGGAAGACGGACAGCCAATTTACAGAGAAGATGGTAAGGTGCTTAAAGGCCCTAATTATTTTAAACCTAATATTTCTGAAATATTAGATAAGTAAAAAAAAGCAACCCAACGGGTTGCTTTTTTTTACTCTTTTTTACTTTTTATTTAACAGCAACACGCCAATCGTGCTGATCTTCTGCTTTGTTATATTGTATATCCATTAATTTTCGTTTGAAAATAGTAGAATAAGAATCGGCATTTAGTTCTGGTAATTCATATACTTCTTCAGCATGTTCAAAAGCTGAAATCGGACTAATAACTGCAGCAGTTCCAGTTCCAAAAATTTCTTTTAAAGATCCGTCTTTGGAAGCGGTTTTTAATTCGTCTACCGAAATAGGTCGAATTTCAACTTCTACATTGTTATCTTTTGCTAATTGTATAATACTCTTTCTTGTAATTCCATCTAAAATACGATCACTTGTAGGTGCTGTTACTAGTTTGTCGTTTATTCTAAAAAACACATTCATGGTACCAGCTTCTTCTAAGTATTTATGCGTACTAGCATCTGTCCAAATAATTTGTTGGTATCCTTGTTCTTGTGCTAAAGCTGTAGGGTAAAACTGCGCAGCATAATTACCAGCAGCTTTTGCATAACCAACACCACCATCTGCAGAACGACTATATTTTTCGGCTATTAAAACACGAACTAAACCAGAGTAATATGCTTTAACTGGGGAACAAATAATCATAAATTTGTATTCGCTAGCAGGTGCCGCAGAAATTGCAGGCTCTGTCGCAATTACAAAAGGCCTTATATATAAAGCATTACCATCTCCTTTTTTAGTCCAATCTTGGTCTAAACCAACTAAAGTACTTAGTCCTTCCATAAAATATTTTTCCGGAAATTCTGGCATAGCTAATCGTTTAGCCGACTCGTTAATACGTTTAAAGTTTTCTAAAGGTCTAAATAACCAAACTTTATTATTATCGTCTTTAAATGCTTTCATTCCTTCAAAAACCGCTTGGCCATAATGAAATACTCGAGCCGAAGGATCCAGTGTTAATGCTTGGTAAGGTTTTATTTTTGGGGTTTGCCATTCGCCATTTACAAAATCACACTCAAACATATGATCCGAAAATTCGCGACCAAAAGCTAAATTTTCAAAATCAACGCTATCTATTCTTGATTTGTCTACTTTTACTATATCCATTTTGTTTGCAATTGTTTATTCATGCTAAAAAACATGTATTAAGAAACAAAAATACAGAATAATAGTGGTATAAAAAAGATTAATTATTTTTTAAAAAGTACTATCTTTATGGCCAATTATAAATAGAAATTTAATAAACAAAATGAAGAAATATTTACTAATTACCATGCTTTTAACGATGTTTGTTGCATGTAAAAGCGAAGAGAAAAAAGAGGAAACAGTAATAGAAGAAACCAAAGAAATCACCTATAAGTCTTTTGGTGAAGAAATTATAGCAGATGATGCTATTACTGCAATTTCTATGGCAGAACATTATAAAACCATGAAAGTTGGAGATAGTATAAACTCTAAAATGATTGCAAAAGTAGATGAAGTTTGTCAAGCAAAAGGTTGTTGGATGAAATTGGATTTAGGGAATGGAGAAGAAGTTATGGTTAAATTTAAGGACTATGGTTTTTTTATGCCTAAAAATATTGCAGGACAAGAAGTAATTGTAAATGGTAAAGCGTATGTAAACGAAGTGCCTGTTGAAGAACTTCGTCATTATGCTGAAGATGCAGGGAAATCTGCGGAAGAAATCGCAAAAATCACAGAATCCAAAAAAACGTACTCTTTTGAAGCAGATGGCGTTTTACTTGTAGAAGAAGAATTATAAATGAAACAGTTACTTTGGTTTTTTTGTTTTGCTTTTTTATTAAGCTGTAATTTGAAAGAAAAACAAGTCGAAAAAAAAGAAAAAAAGGTGTATGATATGTATGAGTCATCAGAAATGGCAATACTTATGAACCAAATGTATGCACATAATTTAAAGATTAAAAAGGAAATTATTGCAGGTAAAATACCAACAGAATTTCCATTAGATTTTTTAAAAATTCATACGGCAGAACTTTCCGATTTTAAATATAGAAATGAAAATTTTCAAGCATTTTCTACGCTCTTTGTTGCGGCAGAAAAAGATGTTTTCAATGCAGCATCTAATACGCCCATTGAGGATAGATTTAATAACGCTGTAGGAATGTGTATTTCTTGTCATCAAACCGAATGCACAGGTCCAATACCAAGAATTAAAAAACTACTAATTAAATAGTTCTTTTTTGAAACGGAACATTATAATTACAGAAGACGGTTCTACAACCATACACATTCCTGAATGGAATGAACAATACCATTCTACACATGGAGCAATACAAGAAGCGCAACACGTGTATATACAAAATGGTTTACAGCATTATAGAGAGGAAAACAAGGCAGAAAGTATATCGATATTAGAAATAGGCTTTGGTACTGGATTGAATGCCTTTATGACATTGTTGGAAGCCGAAAAACAAAATCTTATTATAAAGTATAAAGGAGTGGAGGCTTTTCCTGTTTCTGCGGAAGAGCTAGAACAACTTAATTATGTGGGGCAATTAAATGCTTCCGATAAGAAATTCGTTTTTAATAAACTACATGAAATTCCTTGGGAAGCCGAAACAAAAATCACCAATAACTTTCAACTGATTAAAGAGCAAAAAGATTTTTCAGAAATAAACGAAAAAGAAGCTTTTAATATTATTTATTTTGATGCTTTTGGTGCAGAATTGCAACCAGAATTATGGACAGAAGAAATATTTAAAAGTATGTATAATGCTTTAAAGAAAAACGGAGTATTAGTAACGTATGCTGCTAAAGGAACTGTTAAAAGAGCATTGCGTAGTGTAGGCTTTGATTTAAAGAGATTACCAGGTCCTCCAGGAAAAAGGCACATGTTAAGAGCAACAAAACAACCTGTAATAATTAATTAGTACCAACTAAGGTATCCCTTTTTTTACATTGCGAATAGTAGTGGTCATACATTGCCGTTATTGTATTGTAAAAGGAGATTTTATTTTTATAATTAACAATATATTTACAGCTTCCTTCTAATTCTACTAACTTTTGAAAAGCTAAAATTAAAGTGGATTTATCTTCTTTAAGCATATCGAATGCTGTTAATATATTCCAGTAATTAATTACATTATAATTGCTTACATCATTATTTATGGATTTTTTAGTTTCAGAAATAACATATGCTGCAAAACTAAAGTGATCCTTTGTTACCGTTTTCTTTTTCTCCGGATTGTAAGAGAAAAAGTCCGTTTCAAAATTTTCAAAACTTAGGGTGTTTGTAGCTTGACTAAAACTTGTAGCTATACACGTGAATGCAACTAAAAATGTGAATATAAATTTCATTGGTCTCTCTAAAAATTTAAAGCTTACTCTAAAAATTTAATTGTGAAAATATACCTTCTAATAATAAAATGAAAAGTAATGGATTATTAAGTTTTAATTATTCGATAAAAAGCTAATTTATTCGATTTTAAATAATTAGAACGCTGGTAGTTATTGCTTTAAAAAATATTACGCAAAAATATAGCCACACTAAAAAGTATGGCTGTATTTAAAAAAAAGTATGTTATTTAAGCTTTCTTAGCTTTAATAGTGATTTTTAATTCCATATCATCATTAATAAACTTGTCACCAAGGTTATCAAAAACAGATTTAGAACCATAGTTAATTCCCCATTGCGTTCTGTCAATAGTAAAGGCATCACTAGAAATTGTCATAATATCACCTTCATTAGTAATAGTAACAGGAAAAGTAACATTATGCTTGTTTCCTTTTAACGTTAAGTTACCAGAAAGCATTGTCTTACCACCTTCAGCAGCTTGCGTTCCTGTAATTTCAAATGCTCCAGTAGGAAATTTGTTTACATCAAAAAAGTCACCTTCTTTTCCTGCAACAGTACCCATTAAGTGCGCTTCCAAATTCTTTTTTTGATCTCCTTCAACATCTGTAGCGCTTATAGATTTCATGTTAATTAAAAAAGTTCCACTTTGTAAAGCTCCATTGTCTGCATGAAATATACCACTTTCAATGTTTACAGTACCATTGTGTGTTCCTGTTGGTTTAAAACCTTTCCACTCAATGGTAGATTCAGATACATTTGCAACATATTTTGCCGTTGTACTTTCGCTAACAGCAGCCGCTTCCGCATCACTTGTACTAGCTTCTTTTGCTTTTTTACAACCTATAACTGCTGTACATAATGCAACAACAGTAAAAATATTTAAAATTTGTTTTTTCATAATATTTATTTTGTTTTTAGTGTTAAGTGACAAAAATACAAATTGTTAGTGTAGTTAAAGAAGAAAATACATAAAAAAAAGGCAATGACATTTTGACATTTTTATAATAATGGCAGTACTTTTGCCATCTGTTAAAAGTATTTATAAAAACTAGGTACTACGATGAGCAAGAAAAATAAAGAAGAAATTATAGAAGAACAAGCAGCAGCAGAAACACAAGAACTATCTGTTGAAGAGCAACTACAAGAGGAAGTAAAACAAGAAAAAGATAAATTTTTACGTCTTTTTGCAGAGTTTGAAAATTATAAAAAACGAACATCTAAAGAACGTATAGAGTTATTTAAGACGGCAAGTCAGGATGTTATGGTGTCATTATTACCTGTTTTAGATGATTTTGAACGTGCGTTAAGTCATATTGACGACGATAAGGAAGCCGAAGAACTTCGTAAAGGGGTGAATTTAATTTATCAAAAATTACTTTCTACACTAGAGCAAAAAGGTTTGACAGCTATATCTGTAAAAAAAGGAGATGTGTTTGATGCAGATTATCTTGAAGCAATCACACAAATTCCTGCGCCTACAGACGATTTAAAAGGAAAAGTAATTGATGTAGTTGAAAAAGGATACAAATTAGGAGAGAAAGTAATACGTTTTCCAAAAGTAGTAATAGGACAATAAGAATAATTAATTAAAAAAATCCTTTTTTTTTGGAAGGATTTAAGAATAGGAATGGCAAAAAAAGATTATTACGAAATATTAGGAGTAAGCAAAAGTGCTACTGCAGCTGAGATAAAAAAGGCATACCGAAAAATGGCTTTAAAATTTCATCCAGATAAAAATCCAGATGATAAAGACGCAGAATCTAAATTTAAAGAAGCAGCTGAAGCTTACGAGATTTTAAGTAATGCTGACAAAAAAGCACGCTACGACCAATTTGGACATCAAGCATTTGATGGTTCCGGAGGTTTTGGAGGTGGAAGCGGTGGTATGAATATGGATGACATATTCAGCCAGTTTGGTGACATCTTTGGAGGTTTTGGAGGAGGCGGAGGCTTCTCTGGAGGTTTTGGTGGTCAACAGCAACGTAGAGTTAAAGGAAGCAACCTTAGAGTTCGCCTTAAACTTACTCTAGAAGAAATTGCTAATGGCGTAGAAAAGAAAATTAAAGTAAAACGTAAAGTCCAAGCAGAAGGTACTACCTATAGAACGTGTCCTACTTGTAATGGTTCTGGTCAAATTACTAGAGTTACAAATACTATTTTAGGAAGAATGCAAACAGCAGCCACTTGTACAACTTGTGGTGGAGCAGGACAAACGATAGATAAAAAACCAGCAGAAGCAGATGCACATGGTTTAATAAGCAAAGAAGAAACGGTTTCTATTAAAATTCCAGCAGGAGTTGTAGACGGTATGCAACTTAAAGTAGCAGGAAAAGGAAATGAAGCACCAGGAAATGGAATTTCTGGAGACATGTTAGTTGCTATAGAAGAGCAAGATCATGAAACGTTACAGCGTGAAGGAGATAATTTACATTATGATATGTATATAAGCCTTCCAGATGCAGTTCTTGGTACATCTAAAGAAATAGATACGGTAACAGGAAAAGTGCGTATTAAAGTAGATGCAGGAGTACAATCAGGTAAAATTTTACGCTTACGCGGAAAAGGAATACCAAGTATTAATGGTTATGGAAAAGGAGACTTACTAGTACATGTAAATGTCTGGACACCAAAAACCCTGAATAAGCAACAAAAAGACTTTTTTGAATCTATGCGTGATGACGAACATTTTTCGCCTAAACCAGAGAGCACAGATAAATCTTTTTTTGAAAAAGTAAAAGATATGTTTTCTTAATAAAAAAACGATATTATATATAAGAAATCCACTTTTTAAGTGGGTTTTTTTTTGTTAAATGGTAACAAATCTATTTCTATTAACATTTATTTAGCAAAAAATAGTATATTTGGTTTATCGCTAATTTATTTTAGCGGTAATTTTTCTTTTTCATAGCAATTTTTTCCCATCCTTTCACTTTTAGTAAAAGGGTGGGTTTTGTTTTTATGCAGAACCTATATCTGTATTTCATTAACAACAAAAGAAAATTGTTGTCATAAATCATAAAACGCTTTTTTTTGCATAAACGCTTCTTCCTATCTTTAATTTATGGGTAATGCATGCTATTTCTCTTGTAACATTTTCTATATTTACAAGTCTTATATATTATCAAAACAGTTACTAAATATTAAATATGAAAAACCTCTTAGAAGCACATGCAGTTTCTAAAAATTTTGGAGATTTTAAAGCATTAAATAACGTGTCTATTTCCGTTCCTAAAGGAAGTATTTTTGGTCTACTAGGACCAAATGGAGCTGGAAAAACAACATTAATACGTGTAATAAACCAAATAACAATGCCAGATTCTGGTCATGTTATTTTAGATGGTGAACCTTTGCAATCCCATCATGTACAAAATATTGGCTATTTGCCAGAAGAACGTGGTTTGTATAAATCTATGAAAGTAGGTGAGCAAGCATTGTACTTGGCACAATTAAAAGGATTAAGCAAAGCAGAAGCAAAAAAAAGATTAAATTATTGGTTTGATCGTTTAGAGATAGGGGATTGGTGGAACAAAAAAATTCAAGAACTTTCTAAAGGAATGGCTCAAAAAATACAGTTTGTAGTTACTGTTTTACACGAA is drawn from Lacinutrix sp. WUR7 and contains these coding sequences:
- a CDS encoding YceI family protein — protein: MKKQILNIFTVVALCTAVIGCKKAKEASTSDAEAAAVSESTTAKYVANVSESTIEWKGFKPTGTHNGTVNIESGIFHADNGALQSGTFLINMKSISATDVEGDQKKNLEAHLMGTVAGKEGDFFDVNKFPTGAFEITGTQAAEGGKTMLSGNLTLKGNKHNVTFPVTITNEGDIMTISSDAFTIDRTQWGINYGSKSVFDNLGDKFINDDMELKITIKAKKA
- the mnmD gene encoding tRNA (5-methylaminomethyl-2-thiouridine)(34)-methyltransferase MnmD codes for the protein MKRNIIITEDGSTTIHIPEWNEQYHSTHGAIQEAQHVYIQNGLQHYREENKAESISILEIGFGTGLNAFMTLLEAEKQNLIIKYKGVEAFPVSAEELEQLNYVGQLNASDKKFVFNKLHEIPWEAETKITNNFQLIKEQKDFSEINEKEAFNIIYFDAFGAELQPELWTEEIFKSMYNALKKNGVLVTYAAKGTVKRALRSVGFDLKRLPGPPGKRHMLRATKQPVIIN
- a CDS encoding DUF4920 domain-containing protein, which gives rise to MKKYLLITMLLTMFVACKSEEKKEETVIEETKEITYKSFGEEIIADDAITAISMAEHYKTMKVGDSINSKMIAKVDEVCQAKGCWMKLDLGNGEEVMVKFKDYGFFMPKNIAGQEVIVNGKAYVNEVPVEELRHYAEDAGKSAEEIAKITESKKTYSFEADGVLLVEEEL
- a CDS encoding branched-chain amino acid aminotransferase, with translation MDIVKVDKSRIDSVDFENLAFGREFSDHMFECDFVNGEWQTPKIKPYQALTLDPSARVFHYGQAVFEGMKAFKDDNNKVWLFRPLENFKRINESAKRLAMPEFPEKYFMEGLSTLVGLDQDWTKKGDGNALYIRPFVIATEPAISAAPASEYKFMIICSPVKAYYSGLVRVLIAEKYSRSADGGVGYAKAAGNYAAQFYPTALAQEQGYQQIIWTDASTHKYLEEAGTMNVFFRINDKLVTAPTSDRILDGITRKSIIQLAKDNNVEVEIRPISVDELKTASKDGSLKEIFGTGTAAVISPISAFEHAEEVYELPELNADSYSTIFKRKLMDIQYNKAEDQHDWRVAVK
- a CDS encoding M36 family metallopeptidase; the encoded protein is MKNTTRFFVIICMVTNVLLAQQKPNQKISIEKSSISLETLITQKSNNYVITNEYVSKKTGIRHIYLRQAIDGIEVKGTESSIHFDASGTVIILHNNFIENIPSTVLNKTVALNASQVITSVANQMHYSLDKLETIESLGGINKKAIYNKAGISLKNIPVKLMYYLQKDIGTTMVWELSIAEKESSDWWVFRVDAASGIIIDKDNLTTSCNILGDHKEHTTSSSTINHADFIGPIKEIHSSLNNYSTPIPFAPTATYNVYAMPTESPNYGTRTLVTNPENVSASPFGWHDTNGVEGAEFTSTVGNNVSAYDDDDANNLPDDKYAYSPGGNLIFDFPLNTTYSAGDQSENAILTNLFYWNNIVHDVLYEYGFDEAAGNFQENNYGNAGLGGDSVNAQAQDGSSSCNAFFSTPVDGTNPTMRMHVCNSRDSDIDNGVIIHEYGHGISNRLTGGSLVGCLANTEQMGEGWSDFYGLLLTMKPGDTGEDSRPIGTWLLGGSAGSSGIRTYPYSTLLTTNPHTYDDIKTEVIPHGIGSVWTAMLWDMTWSLIEDQGFDANFYTGTSGNNIALNLVTQGLILQPCSPGFIDGRDAILAADQTLYGGAYQCLIWEAFAKRGLGFSATQGLSSSRSDGTEAFDLPTNYSSFKSVEEICMASGIQTGLSGGLPTGGVYSGTGVTDTGDGLTYSFDPNATGVGMTSVNYYVNDYCTGAPTTNTEQINVTNNPPELIIRGSGLIPLTESLSNSPALSIPDGDIAGITDTFTVANNVIITDLNVNIDISHTYVGDLIVTIKSPGGTTATLIDRPGVPASTYGCLGNNILATFDDEAVNHVETACDDSEPTINGLFIPENPLSIFDGENTSGIWEIFISDSVSQDVGTLNSWGITFDYEVLATPLDVFLDASGNATINAEDLLFSNSIDCGTVAFTGGNPLASTISFSCLDLGVNNVDVLVSNNAGASTSGVAIVHVIDNLNPTAIAQDITVNLEGNSSVSITANDIDNGSADNCDFTLSINLDTFTAVGNYPVLLSVTDSSGHQETFEVNVEVIDVQLSVETFNEIEKQITIYPIPTTATLNISTELTLDTIGVFDLLGKQILHIKKPSNKIDVSHFSEGLYIIQFQVENKTVIKRFIKH
- a CDS encoding nucleoside triphosphate pyrophosphohydrolase family protein; its protein translation is MKNKMEAVKVFHTAFKIGHRETPKADLGKDKNTLRFNLMQEENEEYFEAANNNDLVEVADALGDMLYILCGTIIEHGMQYKIEEVFNEIQRSNMSKLGEDGQPIYREDGKVLKGPNYFKPNISEILDK
- the dnaJ gene encoding molecular chaperone DnaJ, which produces MAKKDYYEILGVSKSATAAEIKKAYRKMALKFHPDKNPDDKDAESKFKEAAEAYEILSNADKKARYDQFGHQAFDGSGGFGGGSGGMNMDDIFSQFGDIFGGFGGGGGFSGGFGGQQQRRVKGSNLRVRLKLTLEEIANGVEKKIKVKRKVQAEGTTYRTCPTCNGSGQITRVTNTILGRMQTAATCTTCGGAGQTIDKKPAEADAHGLISKEETVSIKIPAGVVDGMQLKVAGKGNEAPGNGISGDMLVAIEEQDHETLQREGDNLHYDMYISLPDAVLGTSKEIDTVTGKVRIKVDAGVQSGKILRLRGKGIPSINGYGKGDLLVHVNVWTPKTLNKQQKDFFESMRDDEHFSPKPESTDKSFFEKVKDMFS
- a CDS encoding nucleotide exchange factor GrpE, giving the protein MSKKNKEEIIEEQAAAETQELSVEEQLQEEVKQEKDKFLRLFAEFENYKKRTSKERIELFKTASQDVMVSLLPVLDDFERALSHIDDDKEAEELRKGVNLIYQKLLSTLEQKGLTAISVKKGDVFDADYLEAITQIPAPTDDLKGKVIDVVEKGYKLGEKVIRFPKVVIGQ